In the genome of Salmo trutta chromosome 18, fSalTru1.1, whole genome shotgun sequence, one region contains:
- the LOC115152960 gene encoding V-set and transmembrane domain-containing protein 4 isoform X2: protein MVREGENLTLSCLVSQKKRSNSFLVLRWLFSPPPPSFPPLPPSPSPPLPEQLIVKLTMKKIQIYGNYSCRFSQPKFHLYEEREGREGKTEEGEVYGLLVLNVTRRDRGFYTCRVQEIRRHRNSWKASSNGTSAAQLTVYIPLDRSDEGVWRLFGDVYLCAVLLCSLGLLSIFLFTLVLTCQYLHTRHTLKKASYYLVKCPESCSGETVTSSVSSTSLSSGNYRKEKRHKACRRDTPREPEETPPHIPEKVPVAAERQSPRKPLRLKSQPRRPVRSSVYEEDSLTYAELELVRPRPEPPSSSTSPSSLSIPEPLASSPSSSDTVYAQILFREKPL, encoded by the exons ATGGTTAGGGAGGGAGAGAACCTGACCCTGTCCTGCCTCGTCTCCCAGAAGAAGAGGAGCAACAGCTTCCTCGTCCTCCGatggctcttctctcctcctcctccctctttccctcctctccctccatccccctctcctcctcttcctgaacAGCTGATTGTGAAGTTGACCATGAAGAAGATACAGATCTATGGGAACTACAGTTGCCGGTTCTCCCAGCCCAAGTTCCATCtgtatgaggagagagaagggagagagggaaagacagaggagggagaggtgtATGGACTGCTGGTTCTGAATGTGACTCGAAGGGACCGAGGGTTCTACACCTGCAGGGTCCAGGAGATACGCAGACACAGAAACAGCTGGAAGGCTTCGTCTAATGGCACCTCTGCAGCCCAGCTCACTG TATACATCCCACTGGACAGGAGCGATGAGGGAGTGTGGCGTCTATTTGGAG ATGTGTACCTGTGTGCAGTGCTCCTCTGCTCCTTGGGACTGCTCTCCATCTTCCTGTTCACGCTGGTCCTCACCTGCCAGTACCTGCACACACGTCATACACTCAaaaaag CCAGTTATTACCTGGTCAAGTGTCCAGAGAGCTG CTCTGGAGAGACGGTGACCAGTTCAGTGAGCTCCACCAGCCTGTCTTCTGGAAACTACAGGAAGGAGAAGAGACACAAAGCATGCAGGAGAGACACACCCAGAGAACCAGAGGAGACACCGCCACACATACCAGAGAAAG TGCCTGTAGCTGCAGAGAGACAGAGTCCCAGGAAACCTCTACGCTTAAAGAGCCAGCCCAGGAGGCCGGTTAGG tcGAGCGTCTATGAGGAGGACAGCCTGACGTATGCAGAGTTGGAGCTAGTACGACCCAGACCtgaacctccctcctcctccacctctccgtcttctctctccatccctgagCCTCTAGCCTCCAGCCCTTCCAGCTCTGACACTGTCTACGCCCAGATCCTATTCCGGGAGAAACCGCTGTAG
- the LOC115152960 gene encoding V-set and transmembrane domain-containing protein 4 isoform X1, whose product MNFSSVMYVLLTRALIAGVCEALNVTVTPGPVVMVREGENLTLSCLVSQKKRSNSFLVLRWLFSPPPPSFPPLPPSPSPPLPEQLIVKLTMKKIQIYGNYSCRFSQPKFHLYEEREGREGKTEEGEVYGLLVLNVTRRDRGFYTCRVQEIRRHRNSWKASSNGTSAAQLTVYIPLDRSDEGVWRLFGDVYLCAVLLCSLGLLSIFLFTLVLTCQYLHTRHTLKKASYYLVKCPESCSGETVTSSVSSTSLSSGNYRKEKRHKACRRDTPREPEETPPHIPEKVPVAAERQSPRKPLRLKSQPRRPVRSSVYEEDSLTYAELELVRPRPEPPSSSTSPSSLSIPEPLASSPSSSDTVYAQILFREKPL is encoded by the exons ATGAACTTCTCCTCTGTAATGTATGTTCTCTTGACTAGAGCTCTCATAGCAG GTGTGTGTGAGGCCTTGAATGTGACCGTGACCCCTGGGCCAGTTGTCATGGTTAGGGAGGGAGAGAACCTGACCCTGTCCTGCCTCGTCTCCCAGAAGAAGAGGAGCAACAGCTTCCTCGTCCTCCGatggctcttctctcctcctcctccctctttccctcctctccctccatccccctctcctcctcttcctgaacAGCTGATTGTGAAGTTGACCATGAAGAAGATACAGATCTATGGGAACTACAGTTGCCGGTTCTCCCAGCCCAAGTTCCATCtgtatgaggagagagaagggagagagggaaagacagaggagggagaggtgtATGGACTGCTGGTTCTGAATGTGACTCGAAGGGACCGAGGGTTCTACACCTGCAGGGTCCAGGAGATACGCAGACACAGAAACAGCTGGAAGGCTTCGTCTAATGGCACCTCTGCAGCCCAGCTCACTG TATACATCCCACTGGACAGGAGCGATGAGGGAGTGTGGCGTCTATTTGGAG ATGTGTACCTGTGTGCAGTGCTCCTCTGCTCCTTGGGACTGCTCTCCATCTTCCTGTTCACGCTGGTCCTCACCTGCCAGTACCTGCACACACGTCATACACTCAaaaaag CCAGTTATTACCTGGTCAAGTGTCCAGAGAGCTG CTCTGGAGAGACGGTGACCAGTTCAGTGAGCTCCACCAGCCTGTCTTCTGGAAACTACAGGAAGGAGAAGAGACACAAAGCATGCAGGAGAGACACACCCAGAGAACCAGAGGAGACACCGCCACACATACCAGAGAAAG TGCCTGTAGCTGCAGAGAGACAGAGTCCCAGGAAACCTCTACGCTTAAAGAGCCAGCCCAGGAGGCCGGTTAGG tcGAGCGTCTATGAGGAGGACAGCCTGACGTATGCAGAGTTGGAGCTAGTACGACCCAGACCtgaacctccctcctcctccacctctccgtcttctctctccatccctgagCCTCTAGCCTCCAGCCCTTCCAGCTCTGACACTGTCTACGCCCAGATCCTATTCCGGGAGAAACCGCTGTAG